The Gracilibacillus caseinilyticus genome segment ACTACTAAAGCAACAAAAGTTAGCACCACTTCCATATTCCCCACCCCCTTTCACTCGAGGGTTGTCTATAGTATATCACAAAACAGAACGTGTGTTCTAGTTCTAATTAAAAATTTGGACTTTTCTACTAGAAAAGCCCAATTTTCATTATGAGAAACTGTCGATAAACAACCGTATAATATCGGTACCTGCAATAATCGTTCCAAGCGAACTTCCTACATTAGCAAATACAACAATCAATAATATACGTGTCACCTTATTTTGCCAAAATCCTTTTACTGTATGCACATCATCTGCCAATGCTTCAAAATCTGATACGTGCGGCTTCTTCACAACTGCCTGCATGATTCCTGCAAACCAGCCAGCAGCTATTAATGGATTTAATGAAGTAATCGGCGCTGCAATTAATGCCGTTAAAATCGTTAACGGATGTCCTAATGCCAATAGAACACCTAGTGCAGAAAAACCTCCGTTCCAGACCAGCCAGCTAATAACTTGCTGCCAGCCTGCCATCGGATTGGTAATAAACGTAAAGGCAATGATTGCAACAATCAGCAACGGAATGGACCACCCGATAATTTTCGGTACTTTCGATTTTGGTGGTAATTGCGTTAATTTCTTCAGATCATGGTCTTTTTGAATTTCGTTTGTAATACCAGGAACGTGTGCTGCCCCAAGTACGGCAACAATCTTATTACCTGGTGCTTTTTTTATTTTTTGCGCTAAATATTGATCACGCTCATCGATTAACGGCTTTTTCAAGCGCGGAAATTGCTCAGAGAATTCACTTAAGACACTGTCAATTGCATCCTGTTTCTTCATTTTTTCCAAATCTTCTTCTGAAATCGATTCATTCGTAAAGACGCCAGCTAATACTTGTGTCAACAGCATCATCTTTCCTTTAAAACCAATGCTGCGCCAAATGCGGGAGAATGTAATCTGGATGTTACGATCTGCCAAGACAAGCTCGGCGCCAGTCTCCTCAGCTGACTCAATACCTTGGATCATTTCCTGACCTGGTTTAATGCCAAATTGTTTAGCCATTCTTTTTTGGAATGAAGAAATAGCAAGATTCATTAATAGCAGGGTTGCTTTCTTTTCTTTAATGACTTGAAAGATGTCCATATCCTGCCAGTTACTTCCGTTCATCACTGATTCATAGCGTTGTTTGTCTAACTCTACACAAACAGCATCTGGCTGCTCCGCTTCGATTACTTCCTTTACTTGCTCGGCACTGTGTTTCGAAACATGTGCAGTTCCAATCAATATGTATTCTTTACCCTCTAATTGTAACCTCGTTATATTTTCCTCAGACATGAGCGATTCCTACCTTTTGTAAAAATAACTGCTTCTCCTAGTATAAAGGATTGTTTCCAAAAAACCTAATGTTAATCTATATGGAATACTTCTTTTCAAAAAATGTTACAGTGGCAACAGCTTTGTAACATGTTGTTATAATTCTAGTGATTTTATATCCTGTCAAGTCTATTTTTCTATAATTTTTTACTAGTTTACTCATTTTTTACCAATTTAAAAATTTGAAAGTGAAGGAGTGATAATAGTATCCGGTTTCAGTAGTTGTTTTGCTAGAATTAACCAAAAATATTACAAAAAACACGTGCTATGATGGAGTAGAACAAAACAAAAGGAGTGAAACAACGATGATAAAAAAATTATCAATCACAGCTTTACTAGCAGGAGCGTTTCTACTAAATACAGGTTTTTCTCATGACACAAATATCGAAGTGAAAAACCAAGTTCAACATAAAGTGTACGAGATGATTTCTACCGGAGATATCTCTAAATCTAATATTCAGGATTTCTTAGATAAATGGATGGAGAATCATTCTATTAAAAACCCATCTAAAGAAGAAGAGTCAAATACAACAGACAATAACAAGCAAGAGAATGCAGAGAATGCCGATCAAGCAACAGAAACTCCAGAGAGCAACACAAATGAAACAGAACAAGCTCCTGAACAGAACACAAACAATTCTACAGAAACGAATGTAGAAGAAAATACAGAAGATCAAGCAACAGAAAGTAACGAAGCATCAGACATCAGTCAATTTGAACAAGAAGTAATCGACCTTACTAACGTAGAACGTGAAAAACAAGGTTTGTCACCATTAACACTTGATACAGAATTAAGTAAAGTGGCAAAAGCAAAATCACAAGATATGGCGTCTAAAGGTTATTTCAGCCACAATAGTCCAACTTACGGCTCTCCATTCGATATGATGGAACAATTTGGCATTAGCTATCAAACAGCCGGTGAAAACATTGCCAAAGGACAAACTACTCCAGAAGAAGTAGTGAAAGCTTGGATGAACAGTGAAGGTCACCGTGCCAACATCTTAAATGAAGACTTTACGCATATTGGCGTTGGCTATGTAGAAGACGGTAACTACTGGACACAACAATTTATTGGAAAATAAATAAGCGCAAGCTAGACAGCAATCCAAAGAAGGTGTAACACAGAGCATGTCTCAGGTTACACCTTCTTTATTATAATAAGAAACATATTTATTAACCGTTTTGAATGTGAATTTAGGCGAATTGTGCTCATTTAGCATACGACTTAAGTAATCACTATTCCTAAATCCGCTTCACTATCATCGCCTCACGCATATTCCTGATTGCCTCTTGACCTTCTTCACCTTTTTCCATCAGCACATTGACATAAAGTAAATCGAGCAGTGATAGCTGGGCAATTCTTGAAGAGAAAGCTTCTGCTCTGAAATCTGTTTCCACCGAACTCGTATATAAAGCAATATCAGCAGCGGCACTTAACGTTGATTTTGCAAAATTAGTGATGGCTATGGTCGTGACATTTTTTTCTTTTAACACATTTAAAATATGGATAATATCCTTCGACGAACCAGAATGCGAAATTAAAATCGCACAATCCCCCTTTTCCAGTTGAGAAGCGGCCATTAATTGCATATGCGTATCAGACACTGCCTGTACGGCAATTCCGGTTCGAACAAACTTATGATAAGCATCTATTGCCACTACGTTCGAGCCACCTGTACCGAAAAAATGGACAAATCTTGCAGTCGTCAATGATTTCACGGCCTTTCGGATTTCTTCCTCATCAATGATTTGCAAAGTTTCCTCCAACGCATTCATATTAGAACGGAACACTTTGGAAGCTACGGTTTCCACGCTATCCCCCTGGTCCACTTTTTCATGTATATCCTGCAAAGAAGATACTACCTCAGAAGCAAGGGCAATCTTCATAGCCTGGTAACCTTTATAACCTATCCGCTTACAAAAACGGAATACTGTCGAATCAGCTACATGCAGGTCCTCTGCTAATTGATTAATCGAGGAATGGATAATTTGGTTGGGGTTTTTCAATATATAGTCGGCTATTTTTCGCTCTGTAACACTGAATTTCGGATAGTTTCGACGTACTTGATCCAGACATGTCTGTCGTTTATTCTTCATGATCATTCTCCTGAGACAAAGTTTACCTAACATTATACTAAAAATATCAATAGAAAAAAATATTTTTTGTAAACGGTTGAAAAAAGAATTTTTTTTCGTATAATGTATGAAGAACGAATTTTTTTCGAACAAAGGATGGATTATACATGCAAATTGGCATGATAGGCTTAGGAAAAATGGGATATCAACTCACATTAAACCTGTTAGACCACAAATATCAAGTTGTTGCTCACGATACAAATCATGACGCAATGAAAAATATTTCGACAGCTGGTGCACAGGTAGCAGCTACTATCGACAAATTAGTAAAAAGCATCACACCACCGAGAACGATTTGGATGATGGTACCTGCTGGGGATGTTACAGAAAGCGTTTTTACATCGTTGCTTACATCAATGGACGCAGGTGACAGAATTATTGATGGTGGTAATGCACATTATAAGGATTCCCTCAGACGAGCAGAATTAAGTCAAGAGAAGGAGCTATTCTACTTTGACTGTGGGACAAGTGGTGGTATTGAAGGTGCTCGTACCGGAGCTTGCACGATGGTCGGAGGTGACCCTGACGAATTCAAGAAAATCGAACCATTATTTCGAGACGTTACCGTAGAGAATGGCTACCTGTATACCGGCAAAACCGGAAGCGGACACTTTCTAAAAATGGTCCATAACGGGGTAGAATACGGAATGATGCAGGCCATTGCAGAAGGATTTGAATTATTGGAAAAAAGCCCGTTTGATTATGATTATGAAAAGGTAGCCAAAGTCTGGAACAATGGCTCTGTTATCCGCTCATGGCTAATGGAACTTATGGAGAACGCATTCGCGAAAGATCCACGACTAGATGATATAAAAGGGGTTATGAATTCTTCGGGAGAGGGTAAATGGACGGTAGAAACAGCACTTGATTATGAAATGGCTGCCCCCGTCATTACGCTGGCATTAATGATGCGCTACCGGTCACAAGAAGATGATACCTTTACCGGAAAAGCAGTGGCAGCACTTCGCAATGAATTCGGAGGCCATGCCGTAAACCAGAGATAACTTCACAGAAAGGAATGGAACATCATGTCAGACCAAATGTTAATTTTAATTGCGTTAGCGGGTATTTTTCTTTTACTTTTCCTAGTCATTAAGACGAAATTACACGCATTTGTCGCTTTGTT includes the following:
- a CDS encoding TraB/GumN family protein translates to MSEENITRLQLEGKEYILIGTAHVSKHSAEQVKEVIEAEQPDAVCVELDKQRYESVMNGSNWQDMDIFQVIKEKKATLLLMNLAISSFQKRMAKQFGIKPGQEMIQGIESAEETGAELVLADRNIQITFSRIWRSIGFKGKMMLLTQVLAGVFTNESISEEDLEKMKKQDAIDSVLSEFSEQFPRLKKPLIDERDQYLAQKIKKAPGNKIVAVLGAAHVPGITNEIQKDHDLKKLTQLPPKSKVPKIIGWSIPLLIVAIIAFTFITNPMAGWQQVISWLVWNGGFSALGVLLALGHPLTILTALIAAPITSLNPLIAAGWFAGIMQAVVKKPHVSDFEALADDVHTVKGFWQNKVTRILLIVVFANVGSSLGTIIAGTDIIRLFIDSFS
- the gnd gene encoding phosphogluconate dehydrogenase (NAD(+)-dependent, decarboxylating) codes for the protein MQIGMIGLGKMGYQLTLNLLDHKYQVVAHDTNHDAMKNISTAGAQVAATIDKLVKSITPPRTIWMMVPAGDVTESVFTSLLTSMDAGDRIIDGGNAHYKDSLRRAELSQEKELFYFDCGTSGGIEGARTGACTMVGGDPDEFKKIEPLFRDVTVENGYLYTGKTGSGHFLKMVHNGVEYGMMQAIAEGFELLEKSPFDYDYEKVAKVWNNGSVIRSWLMELMENAFAKDPRLDDIKGVMNSSGEGKWTVETALDYEMAAPVITLALMMRYRSQEDDTFTGKAVAALRNEFGGHAVNQR
- a CDS encoding MurR/RpiR family transcriptional regulator: MKNKRQTCLDQVRRNYPKFSVTERKIADYILKNPNQIIHSSINQLAEDLHVADSTVFRFCKRIGYKGYQAMKIALASEVVSSLQDIHEKVDQGDSVETVASKVFRSNMNALEETLQIIDEEEIRKAVKSLTTARFVHFFGTGGSNVVAIDAYHKFVRTGIAVQAVSDTHMQLMAASQLEKGDCAILISHSGSSKDIIHILNVLKEKNVTTIAITNFAKSTLSAAADIALYTSSVETDFRAEAFSSRIAQLSLLDLLYVNVLMEKGEEGQEAIRNMREAMIVKRI
- a CDS encoding CAP domain-containing protein; amino-acid sequence: MIKKLSITALLAGAFLLNTGFSHDTNIEVKNQVQHKVYEMISTGDISKSNIQDFLDKWMENHSIKNPSKEEESNTTDNNKQENAENADQATETPESNTNETEQAPEQNTNNSTETNVEENTEDQATESNEASDISQFEQEVIDLTNVEREKQGLSPLTLDTELSKVAKAKSQDMASKGYFSHNSPTYGSPFDMMEQFGISYQTAGENIAKGQTTPEEVVKAWMNSEGHRANILNEDFTHIGVGYVEDGNYWTQQFIGK